In one Sphingomonas sanguinis genomic region, the following are encoded:
- a CDS encoding response regulator, translated as MNDHRSVGIVMIEDDEGHARLIEKNIRRAGILNDIRHFTDGTTALDYLFNAPDGPAKSGPALVLLDLNLPDMSGTDILAKIKEETSPLRRAPVVVLTTTDDKVEIQRCYDLGCNVYITKPVNYENFAQAIRQLGLFLSVIQVPEVEG; from the coding sequence ATGAACGACCATCGCTCCGTGGGCATCGTCATGATCGAAGACGATGAGGGCCATGCCCGCCTGATCGAGAAGAACATCCGGCGCGCAGGCATACTGAACGACATCCGGCATTTCACCGACGGTACGACCGCGCTCGACTATCTGTTCAACGCCCCCGATGGCCCGGCCAAGAGCGGCCCGGCGCTGGTCCTGCTCGACCTGAACCTGCCCGACATGAGCGGCACCGACATCCTGGCCAAGATCAAGGAAGAGACCAGCCCGCTGCGCCGCGCCCCGGTCGTCGTGCTGACCACCACCGACGACAAGGTCGAGATTCAGCGCTGCTACGATCTGGGCTGCAACGTCTATATCACCAAGCCGGTGAACTATGAGAATTTCGCCCAGGCGATCCGCCAGCTGGGCCTGTTCCTGTCGGTGATCCAGGTGCCCGAGGTCGAGGGCTGA
- a CDS encoding sensor histidine kinase: MTSGAAPRILYIDDDDALRRLVSRALGRHGYDVTSAASGAEGVAMAADGGFDLVAVDHYMPGMDGLETLAAITALPSPPPVVYVTGSDEGRIAVAALKAGAADYVVKTVGEDFFDLLSATFAQVLDRTRLEGAKASAEAELRATNARLEAMLSEVNHRVANSLQLVSAMIGLQKGVLTDTRARDALEDTQRRIRAIAQVHRRLYTANDVEQVDLRDYLGALIAELGESWSSDALPRKLTLIAEPIRVKTDRAVSIGVIVTELVTNSCKYAYPDSGGEVRIFVTQTDGYCVLVVEDDGCGMAADQKPQGTGLGAKLIRAMAQSLQTAVEYDPAHSGVRAVLRVPV; this comes from the coding sequence ATGACCAGCGGCGCGGCACCCCGCATCCTCTATATCGACGATGACGACGCGCTGCGGCGACTGGTGTCGCGCGCGCTGGGGCGGCATGGCTATGACGTTACGTCGGCCGCCTCGGGGGCCGAGGGCGTGGCGATGGCGGCGGACGGCGGCTTCGATCTGGTCGCGGTCGACCATTATATGCCGGGCATGGACGGGCTGGAGACGCTGGCCGCGATCACCGCGCTGCCCAGCCCTCCGCCGGTCGTCTATGTCACCGGATCGGACGAGGGCCGCATCGCCGTCGCCGCGCTGAAGGCGGGAGCCGCCGACTATGTGGTGAAGACGGTCGGCGAGGACTTCTTCGACCTGTTGTCCGCCACCTTCGCGCAGGTGCTCGACCGCACCCGGCTGGAAGGGGCCAAGGCCAGTGCCGAGGCCGAGCTGCGCGCGACCAACGCCCGGCTGGAGGCGATGTTGAGCGAGGTGAACCACCGCGTCGCCAACTCGCTGCAACTCGTCTCGGCGATGATCGGTTTGCAGAAGGGCGTGCTGACCGACACGCGCGCCCGCGACGCGTTGGAGGACACGCAACGCCGCATCCGCGCGATCGCGCAGGTGCACCGGCGGCTCTACACCGCCAACGACGTCGAGCAGGTCGACCTGCGCGACTATCTGGGCGCGCTGATCGCTGAACTGGGCGAAAGCTGGTCGAGCGACGCGCTGCCCCGCAAGCTGACGCTGATCGCCGAACCGATCCGTGTGAAGACCGACCGCGCGGTGTCGATCGGGGTGATCGTCACCGAACTCGTCACCAATTCCTGCAAATATGCCTATCCCGATAGCGGCGGCGAGGTGCGGATCTTCGTGACCCAGACGGACGGGTACTGCGTGCTGGTGGTCGAGGATGACGGCTGCGGCATGGCGGCGGACCAGAAGCCGCAAGGCACCGGACTGGGCGCGAAGCTGATCCGGGCGATGGCGCAGAGTTTGCAGACGGCGGTGGAGTACGACCCGGCGCATTCCGGGGTCCGGGCGGTGTTGCGGGTGCCGGTTTAG
- a CDS encoding class I SAM-dependent methyltransferase, with translation MRAIALGLMLAAGTTVAVAQQKPAAPAKVPAYITAALADPARADQAGDDERRQAAAVLAFSGVKPGDTVIDYLPGKGYWTRIFSGVVGPKGHVYAYWPAAGQKYAEKSLGTILGWNLPNATAQVQAVNLPASDKPVDLFWTVQNYHDVANNAGEPALRAFDQAVFKLLKSGGTYVIIDHADTVGKGLANTNTTHRIDPDAVKRQVQSVGFRFVGESKVLGNPADDHSKNVFDPAIRGRTDQFVFKFRKP, from the coding sequence ATGAGGGCGATCGCACTGGGACTGATGCTGGCGGCGGGCACGACCGTCGCGGTGGCGCAGCAAAAGCCTGCCGCTCCGGCCAAGGTTCCGGCTTATATCACCGCCGCGCTGGCCGACCCCGCGCGCGCCGATCAGGCGGGGGACGACGAACGGCGACAGGCCGCCGCCGTCCTCGCCTTTTCCGGTGTGAAGCCTGGCGACACGGTGATCGATTATCTGCCGGGCAAGGGCTATTGGACCCGCATCTTCTCGGGCGTCGTCGGGCCGAAGGGCCATGTCTATGCCTATTGGCCCGCCGCCGGGCAGAAATATGCCGAGAAGTCGCTGGGTACGATCCTGGGCTGGAACCTGCCCAATGCGACCGCGCAGGTGCAGGCGGTGAACCTGCCCGCCTCGGACAAGCCGGTCGACCTGTTCTGGACCGTCCAAAACTATCACGACGTCGCCAACAATGCGGGCGAACCGGCGCTGCGGGCGTTCGACCAGGCGGTGTTCAAGCTGCTGAAGTCGGGCGGCACCTATGTCATCATCGATCACGCCGATACGGTGGGCAAGGGGCTGGCCAACACCAACACGACGCACCGGATCGACCCGGATGCCGTCAAGCGGCAGGTCCAGTCGGTCGGCTTCCGCTTCGTCGGCGAGAGCAAGGTGCTGGGCAATCCGGCGGACGATCATTCTAAGAATGTGTTCGATCCCGCCATTCGCGGGCGGACGGACCAGTTCGTGTTCAAGTTCCGTAAGCCGTGA
- the gyrB gene encoding DNA topoisomerase (ATP-hydrolyzing) subunit B codes for MADTPQTNEYGASSIKVLKGLDAVRKRPGMYIGDTDDGSGLHHMVFEVSDNAIDEALAGHCDRIDIQLNADGSVSVTDNGRGIPTGIHPEEGVSAAEVIMTQLHAGGKFENTSDDNAYKVSGGLHGVGVSVVNALSEFLDLTIWRDGEEHYMRFAHGDAVAPLKVVGKAEPGQKGTRVTFLPSPATFKITEFDFAKLEHRYRELAFLNSGVRLFLTDARHEEPKTVELYYEGGIAAFVKWLDRSKSPLFPEPIAIHGQRDAIGMDVALEWNDSYYENVLAFTNNIPQRDGGTHIAAFRAALTRTLNNYADKSGLLKKEKVTLTGDDMREGLTAIVSVKLPDPKFSSQTKDKLVSSEVRQPLESLIADKLADWLEENPANARAIIAKVIDAAAAREAAKRARELTRRKGVMDIASLPGKLADCQERDPAKSELFLVEGDSAGGSAKQGRNRHFQAILPLRGKILNTERARFDRMISSKEIGTLIQAMGTGIGRDDFNADKLRYHKIVIMTDADVDGAHIRTLLLTFFYRQMPELIERGHLYIAQPPLYKATKGRSEVYLKDDTALDEYLVEAGVSTMVLEGAGGARSGNDLKTLVDHARRMRTLMRYVPRRYDASIIEVLALAGALDPVLTREQRMATVVETTRRLESGDHEARWSARLTEDGGVHFERLWRGVTDHHIVEASFIASAEARKLHTLAAEQAESFAHAAKLVPLRNAATEPSADVVPTDEDGNATTLARGETRVARPSQLLEAILTSGRKGLAIQRYKGLGEMNAEQLWETTLDPAVRSMLRVTSDDVAAADEVFSRLMGEVVEPRREFIQDNALNVANLDV; via the coding sequence ATGGCAGATACCCCCCAGACGAACGAATACGGCGCCTCTTCGATCAAGGTGCTGAAGGGCCTCGACGCGGTGCGCAAGCGGCCGGGCATGTATATCGGCGATACCGACGACGGCTCGGGCCTCCACCACATGGTGTTCGAGGTTTCGGACAACGCGATCGACGAGGCGCTGGCGGGGCATTGCGACCGCATCGACATTCAGCTGAACGCCGACGGCTCGGTCAGCGTCACCGACAATGGTCGCGGCATCCCGACCGGCATCCACCCCGAAGAGGGCGTGTCGGCGGCCGAGGTCATCATGACCCAGCTGCACGCAGGCGGTAAGTTCGAGAACACGTCGGACGACAACGCCTACAAGGTGTCGGGCGGTCTGCACGGCGTCGGCGTGTCGGTGGTGAACGCGCTGTCCGAATTCCTGGACCTGACCATCTGGCGCGACGGCGAGGAGCATTATATGCGCTTCGCCCATGGCGATGCGGTTGCGCCGCTCAAGGTCGTCGGCAAGGCGGAGCCGGGGCAGAAGGGCACCCGCGTCACCTTCCTGCCGTCGCCCGCCACCTTCAAGATCACCGAGTTCGACTTTGCGAAGCTCGAGCATCGCTATCGCGAGCTGGCTTTCCTGAACTCGGGCGTCCGACTGTTCCTGACCGATGCGCGGCATGAAGAGCCCAAGACGGTGGAACTCTATTACGAGGGCGGGATCGCCGCCTTCGTGAAGTGGCTGGACCGGTCCAAGTCGCCGCTCTTCCCCGAACCCATCGCCATCCATGGCCAGCGCGATGCGATCGGCATGGACGTCGCGCTGGAGTGGAATGACAGCTATTACGAGAACGTCCTGGCGTTCACCAACAACATCCCGCAGCGCGACGGCGGCACGCATATCGCGGCGTTCCGCGCGGCGCTGACCCGCACGCTCAACAATTATGCCGACAAGTCGGGCCTCCTGAAGAAGGAGAAGGTCACGCTGACCGGCGACGACATGCGCGAAGGCCTGACCGCGATCGTCTCGGTCAAGCTGCCCGATCCGAAGTTCAGCAGCCAGACCAAGGACAAGCTGGTCTCCTCCGAGGTGCGCCAGCCGCTGGAATCGCTGATCGCCGACAAGCTGGCCGACTGGCTGGAGGAAAATCCCGCGAACGCGCGTGCGATCATCGCCAAGGTGATCGACGCGGCGGCGGCGCGCGAGGCGGCCAAGCGCGCCCGCGAGCTGACCCGGCGCAAGGGCGTGATGGACATCGCCTCGCTGCCTGGCAAGCTGGCCGACTGCCAGGAGCGCGATCCCGCCAAGTCCGAACTCTTCCTGGTCGAGGGTGACTCGGCAGGGGGCTCGGCCAAGCAGGGACGCAACCGCCATTTCCAGGCGATCCTGCCTTTGCGCGGCAAGATCCTGAACACCGAGCGCGCGCGGTTCGACCGCATGATCTCGTCCAAGGAAATCGGCACGCTGATCCAGGCGATGGGCACCGGCATCGGCCGCGACGACTTCAACGCGGACAAGCTGCGGTACCACAAGATCGTCATCATGACCGACGCCGACGTCGACGGCGCGCATATCCGCACGCTGCTGCTGACCTTCTTCTATCGCCAGATGCCCGAACTGATCGAGCGCGGCCACCTCTACATCGCCCAGCCGCCGCTCTACAAAGCGACCAAGGGGCGGTCGGAAGTCTACCTCAAGGATGATACGGCCCTCGACGAATATCTGGTCGAGGCGGGCGTCTCCACGATGGTGCTGGAGGGCGCGGGCGGTGCGCGGTCCGGCAACGACCTGAAGACGCTGGTCGATCATGCGCGGCGGATGCGGACCCTGATGCGCTACGTGCCGCGCCGCTACGATGCCTCGATCATCGAGGTGCTAGCGCTGGCGGGTGCGCTCGACCCCGTGCTGACCCGCGAGCAGCGCATGGCGACGGTGGTCGAGACCACGCGCCGTCTGGAGTCGGGCGATCATGAGGCGCGCTGGTCGGCGCGTCTCACGGAAGATGGCGGCGTGCATTTCGAGCGGCTGTGGCGCGGCGTGACCGATCACCACATTGTCGAGGCCAGCTTCATCGCCTCGGCCGAAGCGCGCAAGCTGCATACGCTGGCCGCCGAACAGGCCGAGAGCTTCGCCCATGCCGCCAAGCTGGTGCCGCTGCGCAACGCCGCGACCGAGCCGTCGGCCGATGTCGTGCCGACCGATGAGGACGGCAACGCCACGACGCTGGCACGCGGCGAAACCCGCGTCGCGCGGCCGAGCCAGTTGCTGGAGGCGATCCTGACTTCGGGCCGCAAGGGGCTGGCGATCCAGCGCTACAAGGGTCTGGGCGAGATGAATGCCGAGCAGCTGTGGGAAACCACGCTCGATCCGGCGGTCCGCTCGATGCTGCGCGTGACCTCGGACGATGTCGCGGCGGCGGACGAGGTGTTCAGCCGTTTGATGGGCGAAGTCGTCGAGCCGCGTCGCGAGTTCATTCAGGACAACGCGCTGAACGTGGCGAATCTGGACGTGTAA
- the rlmN gene encoding 23S rRNA (adenine(2503)-C(2))-methyltransferase RlmN: protein MQTVSAALMPIPGHIDPVPVPRGVQPRPDGRVDLIGLTKDQLREALLSGGMELKQAKLRSKQIWHWLYNRGATRFADMTDIAKAQHPWLEERFVIGRPEVVEAQVSNDGTRKWLLRSADGQDYEMVFIPDADRGTLCVSSQVGCTLNCRFCHTGTMRLVRNLTAGEIVGQVMLARDSLGEWPSQPEGRMLTNIVMMGMGEPLYNFDAVRDALKLVMDGDGLALSKRRITLSTSGVVPMMARAGAEIGVNLAVSLHAVTKDVRDELVPLNKKYGIEELLQACADYPGANNARRITFEYVMLKDKNDSDADAHELVRLLRHYDLPAKVNLIPFNPWPGADYECSTPERIRRFSDIVFEGGISAPVRTPRGRDIDAACGQLKTAAEKKSRAQLDREAEEKFAALG, encoded by the coding sequence ATGCAGACAGTTTCGGCCGCCCTCATGCCCATTCCGGGGCACATCGATCCCGTGCCCGTGCCGCGCGGCGTACAACCGCGTCCTGATGGGCGCGTCGACCTGATCGGCCTGACCAAGGACCAGCTGCGCGAGGCGTTGCTCTCGGGCGGTATGGAGCTGAAACAGGCCAAGCTGCGCTCCAAGCAAATCTGGCACTGGCTCTACAATCGCGGCGCGACCCGCTTCGCCGACATGACCGACATCGCCAAGGCGCAGCATCCCTGGCTGGAGGAACGCTTCGTCATCGGTCGTCCCGAGGTGGTCGAGGCGCAGGTGTCGAACGACGGCACCCGCAAGTGGCTGCTGCGCTCGGCCGATGGGCAGGATTACGAGATGGTGTTCATCCCCGACGCCGATCGGGGAACCTTGTGCGTGTCGAGCCAGGTCGGCTGCACGCTGAATTGCCGCTTCTGCCATACCGGCACGATGCGGCTGGTGCGCAACCTGACGGCGGGCGAGATCGTCGGGCAGGTCATGCTGGCGCGCGACTCGCTTGGCGAATGGCCCAGCCAGCCCGAGGGGCGGATGCTGACCAACATCGTCATGATGGGCATGGGCGAGCCGCTCTATAATTTCGATGCGGTGCGCGATGCGCTGAAGCTGGTGATGGACGGTGACGGGCTGGCGCTGTCGAAGCGCCGCATCACCCTGTCGACCAGCGGCGTGGTGCCGATGATGGCGCGGGCGGGCGCAGAGATCGGCGTGAACCTGGCCGTGTCGCTCCATGCCGTGACCAAGGACGTGCGCGACGAGCTGGTGCCGCTGAACAAGAAATACGGCATCGAAGAGCTGCTGCAGGCGTGCGCCGACTATCCGGGTGCGAACAACGCCCGGCGCATCACGTTCGAATATGTGATGCTGAAGGACAAGAACGACTCGGATGCCGATGCGCACGAGCTGGTCCGCCTGCTGCGCCATTACGACCTGCCCGCCAAGGTGAACCTGATTCCGTTCAACCCCTGGCCCGGTGCCGATTACGAATGTTCGACGCCGGAGCGCATCCGCCGCTTCTCCGACATCGTGTTCGAGGGCGGCATCTCCGCCCCCGTCCGCACCCCGCGCGGGCGCGACATCGATGCGGCGTGCGGCCAGCTCAAGACTGCCGCCGAGAAGAAGAGCCGCGCGCAGCTCGACCGCGAGGCGGAGGAGAAGTTCGCGGCCCTGGGGTAA
- a CDS encoding histidine phosphatase family protein, translating into MTSRPVPPARPSVRRGRDYIARHGETVFNRIGRIQGDRVDLHTPLTRQGFAQAEALGEVLHERLGTAPALTLWSSPTGRALQTLAVIAEHLALAWHDTRQDIRLIELGFGSWSGQDSAALAAIHGSIVHPHGMAVGAPDGERYAAMAARLSAWMADTAEHDGDRLILMHGLSSRVLRGLLLGLPDDSHCGVPVAERLPQGSIVMIEGGVETVIHRAGP; encoded by the coding sequence ATGACCAGTCGCCCCGTCCCGCCTGCCCGCCCGTCAGTCCGCAGGGGCCGCGACTATATCGCCCGGCATGGCGAGACGGTGTTCAACCGGATCGGGCGTATCCAAGGCGACCGGGTCGACCTGCACACGCCGTTGACCCGGCAGGGATTCGCCCAGGCGGAGGCACTGGGGGAGGTGCTCCACGAGCGACTGGGCACGGCGCCCGCGCTGACGCTCTGGTCCTCGCCGACCGGCCGGGCGCTTCAGACGCTGGCGGTGATCGCCGAGCATCTGGCGCTCGCCTGGCACGACACGCGTCAGGACATCCGGCTGATCGAGCTGGGCTTCGGCAGCTGGAGCGGACAGGACTCCGCCGCGCTGGCCGCGATCCATGGTTCCATCGTCCACCCGCATGGCATGGCGGTGGGTGCGCCCGATGGCGAGCGCTATGCGGCGATGGCGGCGCGGCTATCGGCGTGGATGGCGGATACCGCCGAGCATGACGGCGACCGGCTGATCCTGATGCACGGCCTGTCGAGTCGGGTGCTGCGCGGATTGCTGCTGGGCCTGCCCGACGATTCGCACTGCGGCGTGCCGGTCGCCGAGCGCCTGCCGCAAGGCTCGATCGTGATGATCGAGGGCGGTGTCGAAACGGTGATCCACCGGGCTGGCCCATGA
- a CDS encoding outer membrane protein: MRKLMLAALATSAAIAAAAPAAAQTAQPFTGFRVEGLIGYDSLNDRQGQDKSSSDGVLYGAAIGYDIPAGPVVLGAEGEISGSSSDTRSNGIRVPGDQFRLGAGRDLYAGARVGYIISPVAMGYLKAGYTNAKFDARYTTAGVTTSNDQEVGGYRLGAGLEYAISPNTFVKGEYRYSHYDELDGVGINPNRHQLMAGLGLRF, from the coding sequence ATGCGTAAGCTCATGCTCGCCGCCCTGGCGACCTCGGCAGCCATCGCCGCTGCGGCCCCCGCCGCCGCGCAGACCGCGCAGCCCTTCACCGGTTTCCGCGTCGAGGGTCTGATCGGCTATGACAGCCTCAACGATCGTCAGGGTCAGGACAAGAGTTCGAGCGACGGCGTGCTCTATGGCGCCGCGATCGGTTACGACATTCCCGCAGGCCCGGTGGTGCTGGGCGCCGAGGGTGAAATCTCGGGCAGCAGCTCGGACACGCGCAGCAACGGCATCCGCGTGCCCGGCGACCAGTTCCGCCTCGGCGCGGGCCGCGACCTCTATGCCGGTGCGCGCGTCGGCTACATCATCTCGCCGGTCGCGATGGGCTATCTGAAGGCCGGCTACACCAACGCCAAGTTCGATGCGCGCTACACGACGGCGGGCGTCACCACGTCCAACGACCAGGAAGTCGGCGGCTATCGCCTGGGTGCCGGTCTGGAATATGCGATCAGCCCCAACACCTTCGTAAAGGGCGAATATCGCTATTCGCATTATGACGAGCTGGACGGCGTCGGCATTAACCCGAACCGTCACCAGCTGATGGCGGGTCTGGGCCTGCGCTTCTGA